One window of the Mycobacterium haemophilum DSM 44634 genome contains the following:
- a CDS encoding SAF domain-containing protein — translation MGESSLNPSLFSRISTALRPDWTRTVLARRAAAGGLVMLAGVAALRSNPDSDRAVVVVAARDLRPGTALTPDDVRLEKRLATTVPDGSQADLGAVVSSTLASPTRRGEVLTDVRLLGTRLAESTAGPGARIVPLHLTDSALIDLVRVGDVVDVLAAPANDAPAVSKVLATDAVVVLVSAKQKVQAADADRVVLVALPARVANTVAGSALGQTVTLTLH, via the coding sequence GTGGGGGAATCATCGCTGAATCCAAGCCTATTCAGCCGAATATCGACCGCGTTGCGTCCGGACTGGACCCGGACCGTGCTGGCTCGGCGAGCCGCCGCCGGCGGGCTAGTCATGCTGGCCGGCGTTGCGGCGCTGCGGTCGAATCCAGACAGTGATCGTGCCGTGGTGGTAGTTGCCGCCCGCGACCTGCGGCCCGGCACCGCGTTGACTCCCGACGATGTCCGCCTCGAGAAGCGTTTGGCAACAACGGTTCCCGATGGTTCGCAAGCCGACCTAGGTGCCGTGGTCAGCTCGACGCTGGCCAGCCCAACACGGCGCGGCGAAGTGCTCACCGATGTCCGTTTGCTGGGGACTCGGCTAGCGGAGTCGACGGCCGGGCCGGGCGCCCGTATCGTGCCGCTGCATCTGACGGACAGCGCTCTGATCGACCTGGTCCGGGTCGGCGATGTGGTCGATGTGCTGGCTGCACCGGCCAACGACGCGCCGGCAGTCAGCAAGGTACTGGCCACCGACGCCGTCGTGGTTCTCGTGTCGGCCAAGCAGAAAGTCCAGGCCGCAGACGCCGACCGCGTCGTGTTGGTGGCGCTTCCGGCTCGCGTGGCGAATACGGTGGCGGGCTCGGCGCTTGGCCAGACGGTGACCTTGACCCTGCACTGA